The window CGGAGCGATGCTTTCGAGCAGCGTCTGAGCGGTTTTCTCGTCGGTCTTGCCCAGGGTCGCATCGCCCAGCACGCGCGCCACACTGTCGACACGTTGAGCGGTGACCGTGCCGCGAGCATGAGCGGCTTGCATCTGCTTGATCAGCTCGGCCTGTTGCTCAGGCTTGGCCTGTTTCTGATAGACCGTGGCCAGTTCGACGTAGCAGATGTCGGTGGTGGTCAACGCGGCTTTGCAGATGGTTTCGACTTCGTCCAGGTGTTGGTCGTAAGTGCCTTGGGTGCGATACAGCAGCACTTGAGCCAGGCCCGCTTCCGGTTTGCCATCGGCGCGCCATTGGCTGATCTGCTGTTGGGCGTTGACGTTGGGGAAACTGTGCGGGTATTGCAGGTACAGCATTGCCAGCGGGATCAGGGTGTTGCCTTCGCCAGCGGCCGAGGCTTTTTTCAGCAGGCCTTCGGCTTCGTGCTGTTCGGCTTCGGTAGACCCCGGCTTGGCCACCAGCAGGCGACCCAGGCGAGCCTGGGCTCGCGGCGAAACGCTGGCCGCGGCGCGGTAAGTCGCCTCGGCCTGTTTGATTTGTGCCGGGTCACGGCTGTCGACCTGGATATCGGCCAGGCCAACCTGTGCTTCGCTGTAACCCAGGTCTGCCAGTTGCTGATAGTTCTGCGCCGCCAGCGCGGTGTCGCCGCGCTTGAGGGCTTCGTTGGCCAGGCGTTGGTCGGGCAGGCCGGCGCAACCGGCGAGGCTTACGGCCAGGGCCAAAGCACACACCGTACCCATGTGGGAGCCAGCCTGCTGGCGATTCAAGTGACTCGGTCCATCAGACAAACCGCGGCGATCCCATCGCGAGCAGGCTCGCTCCCACAGGGACTGCGGTGCGTTCAAGATTTTTGAGATAGTCACGGGCATGTCCTCTGCTTAAAGACCGGAAGCCATGGCTTTGTCGATCAGCCAGTTCAGGTTCGGACCACGGGAGCTGTTCACTTCAACCGGGCGACCGGCGAATTTGCTGTCCAGTGGCTCGTCCGGCTGAATCAGTACACGGATGTCGGAGGAAAGGTCGGCGCTTTTCAGGCTGGTGCTGCTGACGATCTTGCCGCTGCGGGTGGTGTCTTCGCCGGCAATCTGGAAGCTGACCGTGCTGCCTGGACGCACATCGGCGAACTGGCGATAGGTGAAGCGTGCTTCAACGTTGGCTTCGCTGTTGCGCGGTACCAGTTGGAAGATCACGTCGCCTTTGCTGGCGTACTGACCATTGGCGACCAGTTGCTGGGCCACGGTGCAATCGCACGGCGACGTCAGGGTGCCGGTCATTTGCTTGCCGAACAGCTCTTCAACCTTGGCCGGTTGCAGTTGATTGTCGTCAAGGTGGCCCTTGAGCACATCGAGCATGCTGGTGCTGAACGTCGCGAGCGGAGCGCCTTTGGCGGCAACGCCGTCAGCCTTGATCAGGCTCTGCACGGTGCCGTCGCGCGGCATGGTGATGTTCATGCCCGGCACGCTGACCAGACCGGCCTGGGCGTGGCTGACGAAGTACATGCCGTACACCGACTTGAAGATGAAACCGAACGCCGCCAGGCCGACGATGAAAATCGCCAGGCTGAACGTCACGGCGCGCAGACGACCGAACGCGGTCATGCCGTGGCCGCCGTCCTTCATCTTGCGCGCCTTGGTGAAGTTGTCGCGCTGCAAGGTCGCCAGCACTTCACCCATGCTGACGATGTCGCCGGCCAGGTGCGAAGTGATCAAGTGACGCAGGGTCGAAATGTCTTGTGGTTCCAGGTTCTGGAACTGGCAACCGGCACGACCGGTCTGGCGATCGAAGGAGCGCACTTGCAGCTCCACGTCCATGGCCAGGCCGAGGTTATCGATGACGAATTGCAGGCGAGCCTTGTACACGTCGCCGATTTTCAGCGGCAGTTGACCGGCGTTGAAGGCCAGACCGCCAGCGGAGAGGTCGATCACTCGAGCTTCCATCGGGGTCCGGTCGGGACCGAAGAAACGCAGCTTGGCCGGGATTTTCACTCGGGCGTGTTGGCGCTGGGCTTCTGACTCATGCACTACGTTGGCGTTGACGGCGGTATTCATAGGGGCGTTTTCCTGGTTAATTCAATAAGGGGGCGGTCAGACCATCATCAGCAGCACGGCAACAAAGATGCTGCCGGCGGAGAAGGTCATGGTCCGAGACGACCAGGTGTTGAACCAACGTTGAAAGCTGGCGAGATCACGGGTCAGGGAAGTGGGCTGGCGAGTCCAGGACTGTTGGTCGAGGCGGAAGAACACGTAGATCTTCACCAGCGCGCCAACGATCTGGTTGTAATAGAGAATCGCCGGGTAGGCCGGGCCGATCCGGTGACCGGACAACGACAGCAGCACGGTCAGGATCAGGCGGGTAATGCCGATCCACAGCAGGTACACGAGGATGAACGCGGTGCCGTACTTGAAGCTGGCGATCAGTGCGACCGTCAGGCCCAGCAACGAGGTCCACATCGACACGCGCTGATCGAACAGCACCACCGAGGTGAACAGGCCGAGGCGTTTAACCCCCAGGCCCAGGGCGCGGGCGTTCTGGCGCAGGTTGTTGCCGTACCAGCGGAACATCAGTTTGCGACTGGCCTTGATGAAGCTTTTTTCCGGTGGATGCTCCACGGTGTGGATCGCGGCGTCCGGCACGTAGAACGTGTCGTAGCCCAGGCGCATCAGGCTGAACCAGCTCGACTTGTCGTCACCGGTCAGGAACTTGAAGCGGCCCAGGCGCCAGTGTTGCAGCGAGTCGCTTTCCACGTCGGCGATGAAGTCCGGGTTGGTGACCACGGTCGCGCGAAACACCGACATCCGGCCGGTCATGGTCAGTACGCGCTTGGACAAGGCCATCGAGCACATGTTGATGTGGCGCTGGGCGAATCGCAGTTTGTGCCATTCGCTCATGATGTAGCCGCCGCGCACTTCACAGAACTCGTTGGTGGTCAGGCCGCCGACATTGCCGAACAGCTGGAACCACGGCACGGTCTTGAGCACGGTGCCCTCGGCGAGCACGGTGTCGCCATCGATCACTGCAACCACTGCGCGGTCGTCCGGCAGGTGGCGGGAGATGGCGCGGAAACCGTAGGCCAGGCCATCACGCTTGCCGGTGCCGGGAATGCGCACGAAGTCGAGCTTGACCCGATCCGGCGGATTCATCTTCGTCCAAAGGCTTTTCACCAGCTTCTCATCGGACATTTCCACGATGGAGCACACCATGGTGGTCGGCAGGCCGCAGTCGATCGCTTCGCGAATGACGGAGGCGTAGACCTGTGCGGTGGTCAGCGCATCGATACGGAAGCTTGTGACCATCAGAAACACATGGGACGGGTTTGCCGCGTCACCCAGCTTGCGCACTTTGCGCCGCAGGTGCGGGTAGACCACGTACAGGAACAGCATCCCGCGCACAAAGTGCGTGGCGCCCATCGAGTAGCGCCAGATGCCGATGAAACCGATGAGGAAGATAAAGTCCTTCGAATCGGAATCGAATGTGGACGCAGGCAACGCCATGGCGATGCCCATCAATAAACTTAGGTAAAACAGCCAACCGGCGGCCTGAAGTAGGCCGTGCTTTAGCCTGTGCATAATCTGCATCCGTCTCTATCTCGGGCGAGCCTGTGGGGTGGCCCGATGGGGTTAAGGCAGGCGAAAAAGCCGGGAGGGTTGCGGGCTTTGTGAGCACCGCAAACCCTCCCGATACCGCTTGTTACCAGCAGATGCCTTCGGTACGGCCACTGACGCTGGTGGCTTTAGACATGAAGCCGACCAGGTCGACGACTTGCTTGCCGTGCGGAGCGTTCTGCGCCAAGGCGCGGAATTTCTCGTCACGGTTGCCGAGGATGATCACGTCGGAGTTGGCGATCACGTCGTCGAAGTCAGCGTTGAGCAAGGACGAGACGTGAGGGATCTTCGACTCGATGTAATCCTTGTTCGCGCCGTGGACACGGGCGTATTCGACGTTGCTGTCGTAGATGCTCAGGTCGTAACCCTTGCCGATCAGCATTTCCGCCAGATCAACCAGCGGGCTTTCACGCAGGTCATCGGTGCCGGCCTTGAAGCTCAGGCCCAACAGGGCGACTTTGCGTTTGTCGTGGCTGGAAACGATGTCGAAGGCGTTCTGCACCTGCGATTCGTTACTGCGCATCAGCGAGTTCAGCAAAGGCGATTCCACGTCCAGTGCACCGGCGCGGTAGGTCAGGGCGCGCACGTCTTTGGGCAGGCAAGAGCCGCCGAACGCGAAGCCTGGGCGCATGTAGTACTGGGACAGGTTCAGTGTCTTGTCCTGGCAGACCACTTCCATCACTTCGCGACCGTCGACACCGCACGCCTTGGCGATGTTGCCGATCTCGTTGGCGAAGGTCACCTTGGTGGCGTGCCACACGTTACAGGTGTACTTGATCATTTCGGCAACGGCGATGTCCTTGCGGATGATCGGTGCGTCGAGCTCTTCGTACAGCGATTGCAGAACGTCGCCCGAGGCCTTGTCGAACTCGCCGATGACGGTCATTGGCGGCAGGTCGTAGTCGGCGATCGCGGTGCTTTCGCGCAGGAACTCAGGGTTCACTGCAACGCCGAAATCAACGCCGGCTTTCTTGCCGGAGCAGTCTTCGAGGATAGGGATGACAACGTTTGCGACCGTGCCTGGCAAAACGGTGCTGCGAACCACGATGGTGTGGCGGGTGGTCTTGTCACGCAGGACAAAACCGATCTCGCGGCACACGGCTTCGATGTAGTTCAGTTCCAGGTCGCCGTTCTTCTTGCTCGGCGTACCGACGCAGATCATCGACAGGTCGGTGTCACGAATCGCCTCGGCGAAGTTGGTCGTGCCGCGCAATTTGCCCGTCTCGATGCCCTTCTTCAGAAGTTCGCCCAGACCCGGTTCAACGATCGGCGATTTGCCGGCGTTGATCATATCGATTTTGTCTTTGGCAACATCGACGCCTACGACGTCATGGCCCCGTGCAGACAGGCAACCGGCACATACTGCGCCGACGTAACCCAAACCAAATATGCTGATGCGCATCGCAATTACCTCTGTGTTTTATCAAGCCATTACATGGCCGGAGTTAATGGTGTTCAGCGGTATAGTGCACTCGGAAGTGCGGCTTACAGGCGCCACAGTGCCGCGTGCAGGCATACAAAGTTCCGAGTGTCTAAATAAGTGCACTCAAGGGGTGCGCAACTAGGCCTTATTATTCTGATGTGCCCTGTTATGCAGCCGATCTTCTAATCAGAGGACCGTGAGCAAAGGTCTTGCGCGCTCAATGCCAGGCCAGAAGCCCGTAAATCAAGCGGTTGGGTGCTCAGATGAGCACGTTTATAGGGGCGCAGCCTTGGCCTTGAAGGGGATATTAATAAGCGTATCTCCTGTCCTTTATGTGTTGCCCAAATCAGAGGCCCAGTCTGCGGAAGTTAATGTGACAACTTCGCTACGTGGCGCTCTTCTCTGCGTAAGTTATCTCGTACATACATTGAGAAAATCGTTACCGGTGGTATGAGCTACGCATTTGGACATAGTTCCTGTCCGCCCATCGCGAATTCTGAAATTTCTTGAAATATTGAGAAAGATGGCACTGCTCTCAAACTGATAGCACTTACCGTTTGGCCCTTTATATATAGGCTTATTATCGACCCCGATAGTTTTGTGCCACTACCGAGAAAAATTTTCAGTGCCACTACTGAAAAAAATCATCAAAGTCGAGTGAAACTAAAGTTAGAAAATCGGGTGATGGATTTATGGCGCCAATAAGTCGGCGAATAAGGCGGGGGATTGTTGGACGATCAGACGGTGGCGCACGACGCTTTTCTGCTGTCGTGCACCAACCGGGAGCTTACTCGGGCGCGTGATCGCGCAGGAATACCAGATGGTCCGGTTTAGACTGCTCGGCACTGTAGCGATAGCCTTGAACGTCAAATTTTTTGAGGTCTGCCGGGTCGTTGACGCGCTCTTCAATGACGAAACGGCTCATCATTCCCCGCGCTTTTTTCGCGTAGAAACTGATGATCTTGTATTGACCGTTCTTCAAGTCCCTGAAGTCGGTATTAATGATGCGTGCGTTCAAGGCACTGCGTTTGACCACCGAGAAGTATTCGTTGGAGGCCAGGTTCAGCAATACGTCGTCGCCCTGATCGGCCAGGGCTTCGTTCAGCCATTCGCTGATCCGCGTGCCCCAGAACGCATACAGATCCTTGCCACGGGCATTTGCCAGTTTGGTGCCCATCTCCAGACGATACGGTTGCATCAGGTCCAGCGGGCGCAACAGACCGTACAGGCCTGAAAGCATGCGCAAGTGTTGTTGCGCGTAATCGAAATCGGCTTCGCTGAAGGTTTGCGCGTCGAGTCCGGTGTACACGTCGCCCTTGAAGGCGAGCAGCGCCTGCTTGGCGTTTTCCGGGGTGAACGCGGGCGTCCAGCTGCCGAAACGTGCGGCGTTGAGGCCGCCGATCTTGTCGGAGACGTGCATCAACTCGCTGATCTGCGCTGGCGTCAGGTCGCGCAACTGCATGATCAACTCTTGGGAATGGTCGAGGTACTGCGGCTGGGTAAAGCGCTGGGTCGCCGGCGGTGTTTCGTAGTCGAGGGTCTTGGCGGGGGAAATCACCATCAGCATGAAGTCGTCTCCTTTAATCGTGGGCGCGATTCTAGGGGGTTGGGCCGGTTGACTCCAGCTATCAAGTCCATAGGTGATCGGCGGTTTGACTGTATGGGCTTTTGTGGCGAGGGAGCTTGCTCCCGCTCGATCGCGAAGCGGTCGCAAGATTGCTGCGCAGGTTTCACCTGAAGGAATGAGGTCGCAGGTTTGGGGCTGCTTCGCAGCCCAGCGGGAGCAAGCTCCCTCGCCACAATGGGTTCGGTGCTGCTGCGGGAATGTGGGCTGGATCAGCTATAGTGCCGCGCGGGTTTTGTTATGGAGACATCCCTTTGCGTATCGTTTTTCTATTTTCGGCGTGGCTCTTGAGCTTCGGTGCCATGGCGGCGCCTGGCGACGTGGCGACGCTTGATCGCAGCACCTGGCCGGAACAGCTCAGCAGCCCGACGCTGTTCGACGTCGCATCACGCGCCGAAATCCTCATGTTCGCGCGGGTGCTGCTGGCCAGCGAGTCGCTGGATGAACCGGCCCTGGCCCAACGCCTGGGCCTGCGGAAAATCAATCTGGAGGCCGTCAACAACCTGCGCCAGCGCCTGTGGCAGCGCCTGTTCACCAACTATAACTTTGCCCAGCAGAGCTGCGATCAGGATGCTTCCTTCTGTTTTCTCGTCGAGGACATGGACACCCTGCGCCAGCAAGCGGCCAAGTTTCAGGTCAGCGACGACAGCTACTACATCAAGTGGTCGGAGCCGAGCCGGTTGTTCCACGCCCAGTATCTGGACGAGCAACTGCGCAAGGCGGCACTGTCCCCCCAGAGCAGCAGCGAAGTCGATCGTTTTGGCGACTATGAGCGCAACGGCGACGAGATGCATGACCGGCTGTTTTTGCTGACCTTCGACAGCGCCGCCAATGTCATGCCGGACAACACCGGCTGGGTCACGGAGTACCTGCGCAAGTCGAACATGAGCGGTACGTTCTTCGTGCTGGGCAAAGACATCCAGGCGCGTCTGGCCGAGCGCTCGGTGGCCAGTCTGCAAGCGACGTACTCAGCGCAGTGCATCGGCGTGCAAGGCTGGGAGTTTCGTTCCCACAGCCACTGGCAAGACTGGCAGGACTCGGTGCGCCGCAGCGTCGAGCTGGTCAAAAGCAAACTGCCGGAGAACTACGTGCCGCTGTTTCGTCCGCCCGATGGCCAGCGTCGTTCGGACGCCGAAGGCTTCTTCAAGGCTCAGGGTTTGCAGGTGGCGCTTTGGGACATTGATGCCCAGGACGGCGCCGGCAAACTCAAGGGCAACCCGAGTGCGCAACGCGTGTTGACGTTGATGCTGCTGTGGCGACACGGGGTGATTAACTTCAATGTGAAGCAGGATGCAGTGAAAACGGCGATGCCTTGGCTCATCACGCAAACGGCGCAAAGCGGGATCGGTTGGGAGGACTGTCAGGACGCGTTTCGCTGAAACCGTAAAAAGCCCGGAATCATTGGGTATGAGGGCGCAGCGGGGTGATTTTTGTGCAGAATTCGATGCAGGCGGACTTCCGACTTTAACGGGGTGATGGCCATCCGCCTAGTGCTATTGGTCACTCTGAAAAATAAACTTCAAAAAAGCGTCAAAGTACTTTTTTCTGTCATGGGTTTTGGAGTATTACGAAGACAGACCGCCGAAACCTGCACCACAGGTGGCGTCTTCCAAGACCCAACTATGGATGCAGTTCACTTGAGTCCCAGCAGGTGAAATTCGGTAGTCACTTCGAGGCGCAGCACCGCCAAGGTATTGCGTCGAATGGCTCCCACAAAGGTGACCGAGTATGGATGATCACGGACGTAGTTCTTCCTCCAACCAGCCAATCCTTTATGTACTCGATACCAACGTATTGATTCACGATCCAAACGCCCTTCTTAACTTCGAAGAACACCACGTTGCCATCCCGATGACCGTGCTTGAGGAGCTGGATAAGCTCAAGAGCGGGCATCACAGCGTGGCTGCGGAATGCCGTCAGGCGATTCGCCTGATCGACAAGACGTTGGGCGACGCCAGCCCAGAAGACGTCGAGCTCGGTGTACCGATCCAGCGCGGCAAGAGCGGGCCCAAAGGTTTGCTGTCAATTCTGATGAGCAAGCGTGCCGAACCGAACATCATTCTTCCCGAACACCTGAACGACAACATCATCATCAACCAGTTGATTGACCTGCACGCGCGCGAGCCGAAACTGCCCGTGGTGCTGGTCACCAAAGACATCAACATGCGCCTCAAGGCCCGGGCGTGCGGGATCGCGGCCGAGGACTACAGCACCGACCAACTGGTTGACGACGTATCGCTGCTGCCCAATGGTTATCACAACATGGACGGCTCCTTCTGGGATCGCGTGAAGAATGTCGAAACCCGTCAGGATCACGGTCGCACCTGGCATCAGGTGCAGCTGATCGACAACCTGCCGGCTGTGCATATCAATGAGTTCATCATCGACGAACAGGGTTTTGTCGGCTGGATCAAGGAGATCGAGGAGGACCGCCTGCTGATTCTCGACCTGCATCAGGAACCCCTGTTGCACCAGGAAGCCTGGGGCCTGAAACCGCGTGACATCTATCAAAGCCTGGCGCTGTATGCCTTGCTCGATCCGGATATCCACCTGGTTAACCTGACCGGGGCCGCCGGCTCGGGTAAAACCATCCTGGCCCTGGCGGCGGCGATCGAGCAGACCATGGTCAGCAAACGCTACCGCCGGATCATCGCGACGCGCAGCGTGCAGGGCCTGGACCAGGAAATCGGTTTCCTGCCCGGCACCGAAGCGGAAAAAATGGAGCCTTGGCTGGGCGCCATCACCGACAACCTCGAAGCCTTGCACATGGATGACGAAAACACCCATGGCAGCGTCGATTACATCCTCAGCAAAGTGCCGTTGCAGTTCAAATCCCTCAACTACATTCGAGGCCGCAGCTTCCAGCAGAGCCTGATCCTGATCGATGAATGCCAGAACCTGACCCCGCACCAGATGAAAACCATCATCACCCGTGCCGGCGCCGGTTCCAAAGTGGTGTGCCTGGGCAACCTGGCGCAGATCGACACTCCTTACCTGTCCGCGACCAGCTCCGGGCTGACGTACTTGACCGAACGCTTCAAGGATTTCCCCAACGGCGTACACATCACCCTGCAAGGGGTGCCACGTTCGATTCTGGCCGAATACGCCGAATCGCATTTGTAACCACGTCACCAGTACCGGGCGGCCCCAAAGCCGCCCGGTTTTTTTATGCCCGACACAAAACCCCTGTGGGAGCGGGCTTGTGGTGATCGGATAATCTTGCGTGCGGAAAATTGACCCGCAGGTTTACAATCGACGCTCCTGATCAGGAGTAACCCCGTGCTGACTCATCTCGATTCCCAAGGTCGCGCCAACATGGTCGACGTCACCGAAAAAGCCGTGACGTTCCGTGAAGCGACCGCCCAAGCGCTGGTGCGCATGCAGCCCGAAACCCTGCAGATGATCGTCAGTGGCGGTCACCCTAAAGGTGACGTGTTCGCCGTGGCGCGCATTGCCGGCATTCAGGCGGCGAAGAAGACCAGCGATCTGATTCCCCTGTGCCATCCGCTGATGCTCACCGGCGTCAAGGTCGAGCTCAGTGCCGAAGGCGATGACACCGTGCGCATCGTCGCGCGTTGCAAGCTGTCCGGGCAGACTGGCGTCGAGATGGAAGCGTTGACGGCCGCCAGTGTCGCCGCGCTGACTATCTACGACATGTGCAAGGCCGTGGACCGTGGCATGACCATCGAAAGCGTGCGGCTGCTGGAAAAACTCGGCGGCAAGAGCGGCCATTTTCAGGCAGATCAACCATGAACCTCACCGTGAAGTTTTTTGCCCGCTACCGCGAAGCCCTCGGCGTTGACTCGGTCAAGGTTGAAGGTGATTTCGCCACCGTCGACGATGTGCGTGCGCTGCTGGCTCAACGTGACGGTGCCGACGTGTTGAGCGAGCAGAACCTGATGTGCGCGCGCAACGAGGACCTTTGCCAACTCGACGAGCCGGTGACTGACGGTGATGAAGTGGCGTTCTTTCCGACCGTGACCGGGGGCTGACATGGCGATTCGCGTGCAGTCCACGGCGTTCGATCCGGGTGCTGAAGTCAATGCCATGCACGCCGCCAATGTCGGTGTTGGCGCGGTGGTGAGTTTTGTCGGTTACGTGCGCGACTTCAATGACGGGCTCGATGTGGCCGGGATGTTTCTCGAGCACTATCCGGGCATGACCGAAAAGGCTCTTGGCAAAATCGCCCTCGAGGCTGAGCAGCGCTGGCCGCTGTTGAAGCTTGAAGTGCTGCACCGGATCGGCGCCCTGGAACCGGGCGAACCGATCGTCTTCGTCGGCGCTGCGAGTGCCCACCGCCAGGCGGCTTTCGACGCCTGCGCCTTTGTCATGGACTACCTGAAAACGCGTGCGCCGTTCTGGAAGAAAGAAAACACCACTGACGGGCCGCGTTGGGTCGAAGGGCGTGACAGCGATCATGCGGCGGCGGATCGCTGGAAGCAGTGATTCCTGCGGCGTCTACAAGTACGCCTTCGCGGGCAAGCCCGCTCCCACAGGTTTTGTGTCGTGAACAGATTATGTGAACAACGTAAAAACTGTGGGAGCGTGGCTTGCCCGCGAAGAGGCCATCAGCAACACCAAAAATCCCAATGACCCACCGCCCGACCACTGGCCGGCACATCTTCATTTTGCCCGATTGACGACCTATACATTAAAGTCCAGTATGGAATTATAAGTACAAAAAAGGCGTTCCCCTGTTCCAGCTTTGTCTTCTGTCTTGCCAAACCAACAACAACCCGCGAGAGAACGAACATGAAGAAATTCCCCCTCATCACCGGTCTGGCGCTCAGCCTGTTGGCGTGCAGCTCTCTGTTCGCCGCTGACAACACCCTGCGCATCGGCATCGAAGCCGCTTATCCACCGTTCGCCTCCAAGACCGAAAAAGGCGAGATAGTCGGTTTCGACTACGACATCGGCAATGCCCTGTGCGCGCAGATGAAGGTCAAGTGTGTGTGGGTCGAAGGCGAATTCGACGGTCTGATTCCTTCCCTGAAAGTGAAGAAAATCGACATGGCGCTGTCGTCCATGACCATCAACGAAGACCGCAAGAAGTCGGTCGACTTCACTCACAAGTACTACTTCACCTCATCACGCCTGGTGATGAAGGAAGGCGCGGCTGTGGATGACCAGTACGCCAGCCTCAAGGGTAAGACCGTCGGTGTGCAGCGCGCCACCACCACCGACCGTTACGCCACCGAGGTGTTTGAGCCGAAGGGCATCAACGTCAAGCGCTACGGCAACAACGAAGAAATCTACATGGATCTGGCAGCCGGTCGCCTCGACGCCATTTTTGCCGACACCATTCCGCTGAGTGACTTCCTGGCGATGCCGCGTGGCAAGGGCTACGCGTTTGTCGGGCCGGAGTTGAAAGATCCGAAGTACGTGGGCGAGGGCGCCGGGATTGCGGTGCGCAAAGGCAACAGTGAGTTGGTTGCCAAGCTGAACACGGCCATTGATGGCATTCGCGCGAGTGGCGAGTACCAGAAGATTTCCGAGAAGTATTTCAAGTCTGACATCTACGGCGACTGATCAACCGCATCGCGAGCAGGCTCACTCCCACATTGGAATGCGTTTCTCCTGTGGGAGCGGGCTTGCTCGCGAAGGGGCCCGATTAAACAACACACCTCTCAGGACTTAACCCTTCAATTCCTTCAAATGCTTGTAAACCGTCGCCCGCCCCATGTTCAGCACATTGGCCACGTAGTTCGAAGCACTTTTCCCCTTGAAGGCCCCCTCGGCGTGCAACGCCAGCACCAGCTCGCGTTTGTGGTCGCGCGTCAACACGTTCAGGCTCAGCTGACGTTCGCGCAGCCAGGCGTGCAGAAAGGTATTGATCCGCTCCTGCCAGTCATCACGAAACAGTGAATCCGGCTGCGGGATCAGCTTGCTCGGCGACAGGAACAGATCCAGCGCCGCTTTCGCGTTCTCAAACAGCGAAATATTCAGGTTGATGCACAGCACCGCCAGCGGATGACCTTCGCTGTCGCGCAAGACGCTGCTCAGGCTGCGAATCTTCTGGCCATCCCAATTCAGCTTTTCGTACGGCCCGATGTTCCGTTCGCTGACATCGTCGCTGAGCATGTCCTCCAGCGCCGAGTCGTCACCGATCTCCCGCTTGGACAGGTTGTTGGCGA is drawn from Pseudomonas sp. 31-12 and contains these coding sequences:
- a CDS encoding MoaD/ThiS family protein — translated: MNLTVKFFARYREALGVDSVKVEGDFATVDDVRALLAQRDGADVLSEQNLMCARNEDLCQLDEPVTDGDEVAFFPTVTGG
- a CDS encoding ABC transporter substrate-binding protein, with protein sequence MKKFPLITGLALSLLACSSLFAADNTLRIGIEAAYPPFASKTEKGEIVGFDYDIGNALCAQMKVKCVWVEGEFDGLIPSLKVKKIDMALSSMTINEDRKKSVDFTHKYYFTSSRLVMKEGAAVDDQYASLKGKTVGVQRATTTDRYATEVFEPKGINVKRYGNNEEIYMDLAAGRLDAIFADTIPLSDFLAMPRGKGYAFVGPELKDPKYVGEGAGIAVRKGNSELVAKLNTAIDGIRASGEYQKISEKYFKSDIYGD
- the moaC gene encoding cyclic pyranopterin monophosphate synthase MoaC, with amino-acid sequence MLTHLDSQGRANMVDVTEKAVTFREATAQALVRMQPETLQMIVSGGHPKGDVFAVARIAGIQAAKKTSDLIPLCHPLMLTGVKVELSAEGDDTVRIVARCKLSGQTGVEMEALTAASVAALTIYDMCKAVDRGMTIESVRLLEKLGGKSGHFQADQP
- the moaE gene encoding molybdopterin synthase catalytic subunit MoaE, with protein sequence MAIRVQSTAFDPGAEVNAMHAANVGVGAVVSFVGYVRDFNDGLDVAGMFLEHYPGMTEKALGKIALEAEQRWPLLKLEVLHRIGALEPGEPIVFVGAASAHRQAAFDACAFVMDYLKTRAPFWKKENTTDGPRWVEGRDSDHAAADRWKQ
- a CDS encoding transcriptional regulator, whose amino-acid sequence is MNAPEKDPAVDNTSLDNYRAIADAIATLFFPHAEVVLHDLRTQKVDYIANNLSKREIGDDSALEDMLSDDVSERNIGPYEKLNWDGQKIRSLSSVLRDSEGHPLAVLCINLNISLFENAKAALDLFLSPSKLIPQPDSLFRDDWQERINTFLHAWLRERQLSLNVLTRDHKRELVLALHAEGAFKGKSASNYVANVLNMGRATVYKHLKELKG
- a CDS encoding PhoH family protein is translated as MDDHGRSSSSNQPILYVLDTNVLIHDPNALLNFEEHHVAIPMTVLEELDKLKSGHHSVAAECRQAIRLIDKTLGDASPEDVELGVPIQRGKSGPKGLLSILMSKRAEPNIILPEHLNDNIIINQLIDLHAREPKLPVVLVTKDINMRLKARACGIAAEDYSTDQLVDDVSLLPNGYHNMDGSFWDRVKNVETRQDHGRTWHQVQLIDNLPAVHINEFIIDEQGFVGWIKEIEEDRLLILDLHQEPLLHQEAWGLKPRDIYQSLALYALLDPDIHLVNLTGAAGSGKTILALAAAIEQTMVSKRYRRIIATRSVQGLDQEIGFLPGTEAEKMEPWLGAITDNLEALHMDDENTHGSVDYILSKVPLQFKSLNYIRGRSFQQSLILIDECQNLTPHQMKTIITRAGAGSKVVCLGNLAQIDTPYLSATSSGLTYLTERFKDFPNGVHITLQGVPRSILAEYAESHL